One genomic region from uncultured Cohaesibacter sp. encodes:
- the mnmD gene encoding tRNA (5-methylaminomethyl-2-thiouridine)(34)-methyltransferase MnmD: MAKPPELVWLDNLTPKSTRFDDTYYTRENGLEETRYVFIDGNRLPERWRKGQSVTIGELGFGTGLNFLATWQAWHDTLSDCTMSQGTDAPSLTYISFEKYPLDQESLAKALSPWPDLAELANKLVEEWKPNREGWLKFDFNSVALHLYIGDAADGIKTIPSSIDAWFLDGFNPKTNPELWSETLMQSVYDASNPEATLASYTAAGWVRRNLQSAGFSIAKRKGFGHKRDMITGSR, encoded by the coding sequence ATGGCGAAGCCTCCTGAACTCGTCTGGCTGGACAATTTGACCCCTAAATCCACACGCTTTGACGACACCTACTACACGCGGGAAAACGGCCTTGAAGAAACGCGCTATGTCTTCATAGATGGCAACAGGCTGCCGGAGCGCTGGCGCAAGGGACAGTCCGTCACAATCGGCGAACTCGGTTTTGGAACGGGGCTCAATTTTCTCGCCACCTGGCAAGCGTGGCACGATACGTTGAGCGACTGCACCATGTCGCAAGGAACCGACGCCCCATCACTCACTTACATCTCCTTTGAGAAATATCCGCTCGACCAAGAGAGCCTTGCCAAAGCACTTTCGCCCTGGCCGGATCTCGCTGAGCTCGCTAATAAACTGGTTGAAGAATGGAAGCCAAATAGGGAGGGCTGGCTAAAATTCGACTTTAACTCTGTCGCACTTCATCTCTATATCGGAGATGCGGCCGATGGGATCAAGACAATCCCCTCTTCCATCGATGCGTGGTTTCTCGATGGTTTCAACCCCAAGACCAATCCCGAACTTTGGTCAGAAACGCTGATGCAATCGGTCTATGATGCGTCCAACCCTGAAGCCACTCTCGCCAGCTACACGGCAGCAGGCTGGGTAAGGCGCAACCTTCAATCAGCAGGTTTCTCCATTGCAAAGCGCAAAGGCTTTGGGCATAAACGGGACATGATCACCGGCTCAAGGTGA
- the mazG gene encoding nucleoside triphosphate pyrophosphohydrolase codes for MTLQPSRDIATLVEIMTRLRDKETGCPWDIEQDFASIIPYTIEEAYEVQDAIERNDLYDMRDELGDLLLQVVFHAQMAKEMEDHPASFDFGDVVLASTKKMIRRHPHVFGDTDARDKGMVRKAWEAIKAEEKAERASERQALGLTDEDKTFLSAVPRGMPTMKAAVKLQKQASKVGFDWNDPLLVLDKIAEEVEEVRNELILHEMDEKAVRNEIGDLLFAVANLARHLDVDPDEALAYTNQKFRDRFGHIENELSERGGSLENASLDEMEDLWQEAKKERD; via the coding sequence ATGACACTTCAACCCTCACGCGATATAGCAACGCTTGTCGAAATCATGACCCGCCTTCGTGACAAGGAGACTGGTTGCCCCTGGGACATCGAACAGGATTTCGCCTCCATCATCCCTTACACCATCGAAGAAGCATATGAAGTGCAGGACGCCATCGAGCGGAACGACCTCTATGACATGCGTGATGAGCTGGGGGATCTTTTGTTGCAGGTTGTTTTCCACGCGCAGATGGCCAAGGAAATGGAAGACCACCCGGCCAGCTTCGATTTTGGCGACGTCGTTTTAGCCAGCACCAAGAAAATGATCCGGCGCCACCCGCACGTATTTGGCGACACCGACGCCCGTGACAAGGGCATGGTCCGCAAGGCATGGGAAGCCATCAAGGCCGAGGAAAAAGCCGAACGCGCAAGTGAACGCCAGGCGCTGGGCTTGACTGACGAGGACAAAACCTTTCTTTCTGCTGTACCGCGCGGCATGCCAACCATGAAGGCGGCCGTCAAACTACAAAAGCAGGCCAGCAAGGTTGGCTTCGACTGGAACGATCCGCTGCTTGTTCTGGACAAGATTGCCGAAGAAGTGGAAGAAGTGCGCAACGAGCTCATCCTTCATGAAATGGATGAAAAGGCTGTACGCAACGAGATCGGCGATCTGCTTTTCGCCGTTGCCAACCTCGCCCGCCATCTCGATGTAGACCCGGATGAAGCGCTGGCCTATACGAACCAGAAATTCCGCGATCGCTTCGGCCATATTGAAAACGAACTTTCCGAGCGCGGAGGCAGTCTGGAAAATGCCAGCCTCGACGAGATGGAAGATCTCTGGCAGGAAGCAAAAAAAGAACGCGATTGA
- the hflX gene encoding GTPase HflX — translation MIERGAVATRTLVLVPILSQHLQNKAASEGRIIRRTDESRLEEAAGLAAAIELDVVDVLRVPLNAIRPSTLIGKGKLEDIWDIIDREKVDLIIIDHPLSPIQQRNLEKEWDTKVLDRTGLILEIFGRRAQTKEGRLQVELAHLNYQKGRLVRSWTHLERQRGGIGFMGGPGETQIEADRRALQEKINRLEKDLEQVRRTRGLHRSNRQKVPHPIVALVGYTNAGKSTLFNLLTGSGIFAKDLLFATLDPTLRTMVLPHGRPVILSDTVGFISDLPTHLIAAFRATLEEVLEADVILHVRDIVHEDTNAQAEDVANVLHDLGIEIDEDPRVIEVWNKIDLLPEEERQTVMERAASQQPSRATGQLQPVAVSAVSGQGTDVLLAEIEDKLGEDDNILTLHLGFEDGEGLAWLYRHCDVLDRSDGEEGIDLHVRAQDKVETELRNRFDVD, via the coding sequence ATGATCGAGCGTGGTGCCGTGGCAACGCGTACTCTCGTTCTGGTTCCCATTCTATCGCAACATCTACAGAATAAGGCTGCTTCCGAAGGGCGTATTATCCGCCGGACGGATGAGTCTCGTCTGGAAGAGGCGGCAGGGCTTGCTGCTGCCATCGAGCTGGATGTTGTCGATGTATTGCGCGTGCCGCTCAATGCCATTCGCCCCTCGACCCTGATCGGGAAGGGGAAGCTGGAAGATATCTGGGATATTATTGATAGAGAGAAGGTTGATCTGATTATCATCGATCATCCGCTTTCTCCTATTCAGCAGCGCAACCTTGAAAAGGAATGGGATACCAAGGTTCTGGATAGAACCGGGCTCATTCTGGAAATTTTCGGACGCCGCGCCCAGACCAAGGAAGGTCGGCTGCAGGTCGAACTTGCGCATCTCAATTATCAAAAAGGCCGGCTGGTTCGTAGCTGGACCCACCTTGAAAGACAGCGCGGCGGTATCGGTTTCATGGGCGGTCCCGGTGAAACGCAGATCGAGGCCGACCGAAGAGCCCTTCAAGAGAAAATCAACCGTCTGGAGAAGGATCTTGAGCAAGTGCGCCGGACGCGCGGGCTGCATCGATCCAATCGCCAGAAGGTTCCGCATCCGATCGTTGCGCTTGTTGGCTATACGAACGCGGGCAAATCGACATTGTTCAATTTGTTGACAGGGTCCGGCATCTTTGCCAAGGATCTGTTGTTTGCAACGCTCGACCCGACCTTGCGCACGATGGTTCTGCCTCACGGGCGTCCCGTTATCCTGTCAGATACGGTCGGGTTTATTTCCGATCTTCCAACACATCTGATTGCAGCCTTCCGCGCGACGCTTGAAGAAGTGCTCGAAGCGGACGTGATATTGCATGTGCGCGATATCGTGCATGAAGACACCAATGCTCAAGCGGAAGATGTTGCCAACGTTTTGCATGATCTTGGTATCGAGATCGACGAAGATCCGCGCGTGATTGAAGTCTGGAACAAGATCGATCTTTTGCCCGAGGAAGAACGGCAAACAGTCATGGAGCGTGCCGCCTCTCAGCAGCCATCGCGTGCGACGGGGCAATTGCAGCCTGTGGCCGTTTCAGCTGTTTCCGGGCAGGGGACAGATGTTCTGTTGGCCGAGATTGAAGACAAGCTTGGCGAGGATGACAATATTCTCACTCTACATCTGGGCTTTGAAGATGGGGAGGGGCTGGCATGGCTCTATCGCCATTGCGACGTTCTGGACCGATCGGATGGAGAAGAGGGTATCGATCTGCATGTGCGGGCGCAAGACAAGGTAGAAACAGAGTTGCGCAACCGGTTTGACGTCGACTGA
- the hfq gene encoding RNA chaperone Hfq has protein sequence MAERAQNLQDTFLNHVRKTKTPLTIFLVNGVKLQGVVTWFDNFCVLLRRDGHSQLVYKHAISTIMPNGPLSLFEGGETGEKAEG, from the coding sequence ATGGCAGAACGAGCCCAGAACCTCCAAGATACCTTTCTCAATCATGTCAGAAAAACAAAGACACCTTTGACCATTTTTCTGGTCAACGGGGTCAAGCTGCAAGGCGTTGTAACCTGGTTTGATAATTTCTGCGTACTTCTACGCCGTGATGGTCATTCTCAGCTGGTTTACAAGCATGCCATCTCGACGATTATGCCGAATGGGCCGTTGAGTCTGTTTGAAGGCGGTGAGACTGGCGAAAAGGCTGAAGGCTGA
- a CDS encoding potassium transporter TrkG: MTAILYYLSILLGALGGLMLPTALVALSAGDTELAEGFLLTSGLTGFLSGGVYFALRGQEREMLNQQTFLLCVLAWLGLPIAGAFPFVLTGQMEWVDAFFEAASGISTTGATILQTLENVPKAIIFWRAILQWFGGFLTLLSFLLILAPSGVGVIRDTYSKFMEQSLGDEIGWTFNVLRQVGSAYGLVTLTLVILLVVAGISPFDSTCIAFSTISTGGFLPVDGAIGEHYNNRMAEFIIAMGMIAGASSIVWHRMAVRNKLRFLVEHRESYILFILMFGAGLVYSITLFQLAGGASVLAPGAALRQGFFAAISLISTTGFELRHADVTVFPGLLVISLAMMGATSFSTAGGLKIYRMFALFMQLVSEVSRLFHPNKIRKGWIGHAKPTIQFMNGVWTSLLLSIILIAIVSGVVATNTGYLEGGLIATISSFANIGPLYSTSWDQTADWPRYYEMAPLVKYVLAGTMLIGRMEIVVLLGALNFKFWYR, encoded by the coding sequence ATGACCGCTATTCTCTATTACCTTTCCATTTTGCTTGGTGCGCTCGGTGGGCTCATGCTGCCCACCGCTCTCGTCGCACTGAGTGCTGGTGATACTGAACTGGCGGAAGGCTTCTTGCTGACATCGGGATTAACGGGCTTTCTCTCGGGCGGGGTCTATTTTGCTCTGCGTGGGCAGGAAAGGGAGATGCTCAATCAGCAGACCTTTCTTCTCTGCGTTCTGGCCTGGTTGGGACTGCCTATTGCTGGCGCCTTTCCTTTCGTTCTGACCGGACAGATGGAATGGGTCGATGCCTTCTTCGAGGCGGCATCGGGCATCAGCACGACGGGCGCCACCATATTACAAACGCTGGAAAATGTGCCGAAGGCGATTATCTTCTGGCGGGCCATTCTGCAATGGTTTGGCGGGTTCCTCACCTTGTTGAGCTTTCTTCTCATTTTGGCTCCAAGCGGCGTAGGCGTGATCCGCGATACCTACAGTAAATTCATGGAGCAGAGCCTTGGCGATGAAATTGGTTGGACATTCAACGTTTTAAGGCAGGTTGGCAGTGCGTATGGTCTCGTAACACTTACGCTTGTGATTCTGCTGGTTGTGGCGGGGATATCACCCTTTGATTCTACCTGTATTGCCTTTTCGACCATTTCAACGGGAGGCTTTTTGCCCGTGGATGGGGCTATCGGTGAGCATTATAACAACCGAATGGCAGAGTTTATCATCGCAATGGGGATGATCGCCGGGGCCTCAAGTATTGTATGGCATCGCATGGCTGTGCGGAACAAGCTGCGCTTTCTGGTCGAACATAGGGAAAGCTATATTCTCTTCATTCTGATGTTTGGCGCCGGGCTCGTCTATTCCATCACCTTGTTCCAACTGGCCGGTGGCGCTAGCGTTCTGGCTCCGGGGGCGGCCTTGCGGCAGGGCTTCTTCGCCGCCATATCGCTGATATCAACGACAGGGTTTGAATTGCGCCATGCAGACGTCACTGTCTTTCCAGGCCTGCTGGTCATCAGTCTTGCCATGATGGGCGCGACGTCCTTCTCCACGGCAGGAGGGCTGAAAATCTACCGCATGTTTGCGCTCTTCATGCAGCTCGTCAGCGAAGTGAGCCGGCTTTTCCACCCCAACAAGATCCGTAAGGGCTGGATCGGTCATGCCAAACCGACGATCCAGTTCATGAATGGCGTTTGGACATCGCTTCTGCTCTCGATCATTCTGATCGCCATAGTCTCTGGCGTGGTGGCAACCAACACGGGCTATCTCGAAGGAGGCCTCATCGCTACGATTTCGAGCTTTGCCAATATCGGGCCGCTCTACAGCACGAGTTGGGACCAGACGGCAGATTGGCCGCGCTATTATGAAATGGCGCCCCTGGTCAAATATGTTTTGGCAGGGACGATGCTTATCGGGCGGATGGAAATTGTTGTCCTGTTGGGGGCGTTAAATTTCAAATTCTGGTACAGATAG
- the trkA gene encoding Trk system potassium transporter TrkA yields the protein MKVVICGAGQVGYGIAKHLSSEQNDVTVIDSSPRLVAAIRDTLDVRGYVGHGAHPDILARAGAKEADMIIAVTLYDEVNMVACQVAHSIFNVPTKVARVRAQSYLEKHYADLFSREHLPIDVIISPEVEVGEMVLSRMAMPGAEDTVRFADGEVLMIAIDCEEECPVIDTPLRQLTELFPDLKAVVVGIRRDGQLYVPHAEDHLQAGDLAYVVVAREQVWRTLSIFGHDEDQANKVVIAGGGNIGRYVALAIEERRKRTRAKVIEFDRDRAIKIANDFEDTIVLQGSALDQDILKEADIRETDTMIALTNNDQVNILSCAMAKRLGCARTMALLNDSHYSDLVHDLGIDSNVNPRSVTISKILQHVRRGRIRGVHAVEDGAAEGIEAEALETSPLVGRPLRSVEFPDGVRVGAIFRRNDVLMPDGDTTIQAGDRVILFALADRVKQVELLFRVSFEFF from the coding sequence ATGAAAGTGGTGATTTGCGGCGCAGGACAGGTCGGCTACGGCATCGCCAAGCATCTGTCATCGGAACAGAATGACGTTACGGTGATTGATAGTTCTCCGCGCTTGGTTGCGGCCATTCGGGATACTCTGGATGTGCGTGGCTATGTGGGCCATGGGGCTCATCCCGATATTCTGGCGCGGGCCGGCGCTAAAGAAGCTGACATGATCATTGCGGTCACGCTTTATGATGAAGTCAATATGGTCGCCTGTCAGGTGGCGCACTCCATTTTCAATGTGCCAACCAAAGTGGCGCGTGTGCGTGCACAATCCTATCTTGAAAAGCATTATGCGGACTTGTTCTCGCGGGAGCATCTGCCGATTGACGTGATTATTTCGCCCGAAGTGGAAGTGGGTGAAATGGTGCTGTCCCGTATGGCGATGCCTGGGGCGGAAGACACTGTGCGGTTTGCTGATGGCGAAGTGCTTATGATCGCGATTGATTGCGAAGAGGAATGTCCCGTAATCGATACGCCGCTGCGTCAGCTGACTGAGCTGTTTCCAGATCTTAAAGCCGTGGTCGTCGGCATTCGGCGCGATGGTCAACTTTATGTGCCCCATGCCGAGGATCATTTGCAAGCTGGCGATCTGGCTTATGTTGTTGTCGCGCGCGAGCAGGTCTGGCGTACGTTAAGCATCTTTGGCCATGATGAGGATCAGGCCAACAAGGTTGTTATCGCTGGCGGTGGCAATATCGGGCGCTATGTGGCACTGGCCATTGAGGAGCGCAGGAAGCGCACCCGCGCCAAGGTTATCGAATTTGACCGAGATCGCGCGATCAAGATCGCCAATGATTTCGAGGATACAATTGTCTTGCAAGGTAGCGCGCTTGACCAGGATATCCTGAAGGAAGCGGATATTCGCGAAACCGATACGATGATTGCGCTGACGAACAATGATCAGGTCAATATTCTTAGCTGTGCCATGGCCAAAAGGTTGGGCTGCGCACGCACGATGGCCCTGCTCAACGATTCCCACTATTCGGACCTGGTGCATGATCTGGGCATCGATTCAAACGTCAACCCGCGGTCGGTAACCATTTCAAAGATCCTGCAGCATGTTCGCCGTGGGCGTATTCGTGGTGTCCATGCTGTTGAAGACGGAGCGGCAGAGGGGATTGAAGCCGAAGCACTGGAAACATCGCCGTTGGTTGGGCGACCTTTGCGAAGCGTCGAATTTCCCGATGGTGTGCGCGTTGGAGCCATTTTCCGGCGCAACGATGTTTTGATGCCGGATGGCGACACCACCATTCAGGCTGGTGACAGGGTGATCCTTTTTGCGTTGGCCGACCGTGTAAAACAGGTTGAACTGCTGTTCCGCGTTAGCTTCGAATTTTTCTGA
- a CDS encoding sigma-54 dependent transcriptional regulator, which translates to MAADILVVDDEVDIRELVAGLLEDEGYDTRMASHSDEALELIEQRRPSLIFLDIWLQGSRLDGLALLAVIKQKHPELPVVMISGHGGVETAVAAIKRGAYDFIEKPFKADRLILVAERALEASSLKRKVKDLQSRSGGETKLVGSSSPMNNLRQMIQRVGPTNSRVMISGQSGSGKELVARCIHQQSPRSEAPFVIFSSIQFAMDDLEFQLFGTEADGTTQRKVGALEEAHGGTLYLEEISDLPQDLQSKLTRVLTTGKFIRVGGSKPVQVDVRVISSTSRNMEGLILEGLFREDLFHRLSVVPLAVPPLADRREDIPELVLHFMEQLSSTSGLPARKIGEDAMAILQAHNWPGNIRQLRNNIERLLILTKGDENAVITADLLPSEVGETVPSIPGGGEAGEQIMSLPLKKAREVFEREYLKAQIARFGGNVSRTAEFVGMERSALHRKLKSLGVV; encoded by the coding sequence ATGGCTGCTGATATTCTCGTAGTCGACGACGAGGTCGATATTCGTGAGCTTGTTGCAGGGCTTCTGGAAGATGAAGGGTATGACACCCGCATGGCGTCGCACAGCGATGAGGCGCTGGAGCTGATCGAGCAGCGGCGCCCATCCCTGATTTTCCTTGATATCTGGCTGCAGGGCTCGCGCCTTGATGGGCTCGCCTTGTTGGCAGTCATCAAGCAAAAGCATCCCGAACTGCCGGTCGTCATGATTTCAGGTCACGGTGGCGTCGAGACGGCGGTGGCAGCCATCAAGCGCGGTGCTTATGATTTCATAGAAAAGCCCTTCAAGGCAGATCGTCTCATTCTGGTTGCCGAACGGGCGCTGGAAGCCTCCAGCCTGAAGCGCAAGGTCAAGGATCTTCAGTCGCGCAGCGGTGGGGAGACAAAGCTTGTCGGCTCGTCTAGCCCGATGAATAATCTACGCCAGATGATTCAGCGCGTTGGCCCGACCAATAGCCGCGTGATGATCTCCGGCCAATCTGGATCGGGCAAGGAGCTGGTTGCTCGTTGTATTCACCAGCAGTCTCCGCGCTCCGAAGCGCCTTTCGTTATTTTTTCATCCATCCAGTTTGCTATGGATGATCTGGAGTTCCAGTTGTTTGGCACCGAGGCTGACGGGACGACGCAGCGTAAGGTGGGCGCGCTGGAAGAAGCCCACGGCGGCACGCTCTATCTGGAAGAGATCTCGGATCTCCCCCAAGATTTGCAAAGCAAGCTGACAAGGGTTTTGACCACCGGCAAATTTATTCGTGTGGGTGGCAGTAAACCGGTTCAGGTTGATGTTCGTGTGATTTCCTCCACATCGCGCAACATGGAAGGGCTGATCTTGGAAGGCCTGTTCCGTGAGGATCTGTTCCATCGTCTGAGTGTGGTGCCTCTTGCTGTGCCTCCTCTCGCGGACCGGCGCGAAGATATTCCCGAACTCGTGCTGCATTTCATGGAGCAGCTTTCATCGACGTCAGGTTTGCCTGCGCGCAAGATCGGCGAAGATGCTATGGCCATTTTGCAGGCGCATAACTGGCCGGGGAATATTCGCCAGCTGCGCAACAATATTGAACGGCTGCTGATTCTGACCAAAGGGGATGAGAATGCGGTGATCACTGCCGATCTTTTGCCCAGTGAGGTGGGGGAAACTGTGCCTAGCATTCCCGGAGGCGGGGAAGCCGGAGAACAGATCATGTCCTTGCCGCTCAAGAAAGCGCGCGAAGTGTTCGAACGGGAATATCTCAAGGCACAGATAGCCCGTTTTGGTGGAAATGTCTCGCGTACAGCTGAATTTGTCGGTATGGAGCGGTCGGCACTTCATCGCAAGCTCAAGAGCCTCGGTGTCGTCTAA
- a CDS encoding PAS domain-containing sensor histidine kinase encodes MSYLSESEASAKRTAGLDQIGGKEASAKYGPEQPEKRSRLRYLGLISVVLSVVSGVTSFIILLGLTSIEPTDDVIRIAMIVNGVLLFMLALIIFLEACAVLRARKKGRAGARLHIRVMGLFALVATVPTILVAIFASITLDRGLDRWFSSRTQAIINSSQTVASAYTKEHARVLRNELLGISQALNDAEPYFLLDSDRFRAIFSRQTRIRGIPAAFVVNGAGEQLMASPSRLDQPVPKMPGPELLEQAHSQPVFIALGDSNLVAGISRLEEFNDAYLFVLRVIDPVVSNFLRMTSENAQEYQAFFDSRSNIQAAFAMLYIGAGLIVLLSTTWFAIGFSNRLVAPIRRLIGAAERVRHGDLYVRLPVDKGSSDFGNLNETFNTMTTELRSQRDELILARDAIDARRRFTEAMLQGVSAGVIGVDETGEITLANPSVLKILGLKERDLLGEDLDNVLPEVASLVEEADNLTEAHKEGQITLVRNGIEYALRVRVTLERSNEDESHSYVVTLDDITELVSAQRSAAWADVARRIAHEIKNPLTPIQLSAERLRRRYGKKIAEDDQKVFEQCVNTIVRQVGDIGRMVDEFSSFARMPKPVFEHGDLSEIIKESVFLIEVANHDIKFDTDIPEKMPVSFDHRLISQAMANIIKNATEAIAGREDRQDIDGQVIVKAEEEGVNYCVRIIDNGIGFPANNRQRLLEPYMTTREKGSGLGLAIVRKILREHGGGIQLRDASEVSEFEQGACIEIRLPKEGIEQDADAADDEKAGQNHNSGLVLTDQTNSETEV; translated from the coding sequence GTGTCATATCTTTCGGAGTCTGAAGCGTCTGCTAAACGGACGGCTGGTCTTGATCAAATCGGGGGCAAGGAAGCTTCTGCCAAATATGGCCCTGAGCAACCAGAGAAAAGAAGTCGTTTACGTTATCTGGGTTTGATAAGCGTTGTGCTTTCGGTCGTCTCAGGCGTGACGTCTTTTATCATCCTGTTGGGGCTGACATCGATTGAGCCGACCGATGATGTGATCCGGATCGCGATGATCGTGAATGGCGTGTTGCTGTTCATGCTGGCGTTGATCATCTTTCTTGAAGCCTGCGCAGTATTGCGCGCGCGCAAAAAGGGACGGGCTGGTGCGCGATTGCATATTCGCGTCATGGGGCTGTTTGCACTGGTGGCAACTGTTCCGACAATCCTTGTGGCGATCTTTGCATCCATTACGCTGGACCGTGGTCTGGACCGTTGGTTTTCTTCGCGCACGCAGGCGATTATCAATAGTTCGCAAACGGTTGCTTCGGCTTATACCAAGGAGCATGCCCGCGTATTGCGCAATGAATTGCTGGGCATTTCGCAGGCTCTCAATGATGCGGAGCCATATTTCCTGCTTGATTCTGATCGCTTTCGCGCAATCTTTTCGCGCCAGACCCGCATCCGTGGCATTCCTGCGGCTTTTGTGGTCAACGGGGCTGGCGAGCAGTTGATGGCATCGCCCAGTCGCCTTGATCAGCCGGTTCCGAAGATGCCCGGACCGGAATTGCTGGAGCAGGCTCACAGTCAGCCTGTTTTTATCGCGCTCGGGGATTCGAACCTTGTCGCTGGCATCTCGCGGCTTGAGGAATTCAACGACGCCTATTTGTTTGTCTTGCGGGTGATTGACCCTGTGGTGTCAAACTTCTTGCGGATGACGTCGGAAAATGCGCAAGAATATCAGGCCTTCTTTGATAGCCGGTCCAATATTCAGGCTGCTTTTGCCATGCTCTATATTGGGGCCGGGTTGATTGTACTGCTCTCAACAACATGGTTTGCCATCGGCTTTTCCAACCGATTGGTTGCGCCGATTCGACGCTTGATCGGTGCGGCAGAGCGGGTGCGACATGGAGACCTCTATGTCCGGTTGCCGGTGGATAAGGGATCCTCTGATTTTGGCAATCTGAATGAGACTTTCAACACGATGACTACCGAGTTGCGCTCCCAGCGGGACGAGCTCATTCTGGCGCGCGATGCCATTGATGCCAGACGGCGCTTTACCGAAGCGATGTTGCAGGGTGTCAGCGCCGGGGTGATCGGTGTTGATGAGACCGGAGAGATCACGCTGGCCAATCCGTCCGTATTGAAGATCCTCGGTCTCAAGGAGCGCGACTTGCTGGGCGAGGACCTGGACAATGTGTTACCTGAGGTTGCGTCGCTGGTGGAAGAAGCGGATAATCTGACCGAGGCGCATAAGGAAGGCCAGATTACGCTTGTGCGCAATGGCATTGAATATGCTCTGCGTGTGCGCGTGACCCTTGAGCGCAGCAATGAGGACGAAAGTCACTCCTACGTTGTCACCCTGGATGATATCACTGAACTGGTTAGCGCGCAGCGCTCTGCCGCATGGGCAGATGTGGCACGCCGCATTGCGCATGAAATCAAGAATCCGCTAACGCCTATTCAGCTTTCTGCCGAACGTTTGCGCAGGCGTTATGGCAAGAAAATCGCCGAGGACGATCAGAAGGTCTTTGAGCAATGCGTCAATACCATTGTTAGGCAGGTGGGTGATATCGGCCGCATGGTCGATGAATTCTCCTCCTTTGCCCGTATGCCGAAGCCGGTGTTCGAGCATGGGGATCTGTCGGAGATCATCAAGGAATCGGTCTTTCTGATCGAGGTGGCTAACCACGACATCAAATTTGATACCGATATTCCGGAAAAGATGCCTGTATCCTTTGATCATCGGCTCATTTCGCAGGCAATGGCGAATATCATCAAAAATGCCACCGAGGCGATTGCCGGACGAGAAGATCGTCAGGATATTGATGGGCAGGTGATCGTGAAGGCGGAAGAAGAAGGCGTGAATTACTGCGTTCGGATTATAGACAATGGCATCGGCTTTCCTGCCAACAACAGGCAGCGCCTGCTTGAGCCCTATATGACCACCCGAGAAAAGGGCAGCGGTCTGGGGCTTGCTATCGTTCGTAAGATCTTGCGCGAGCATGGCGGTGGCATACAGCTAAGAGACGCCAGTGAAGTGTCCGAATTCGAGCAGGGGGCCTGCATTGAAATCCGCTTGCCTAAAGAGGGGATAGAGCAGGATGCTGATGCGGCTGATGATGAGAAGGCCGGGCAGAATCATAATTCCGGTCTGGTGCTGACTGATCAAACAAATAGTGAAACGGAGGTCTGA